The Leptolyngbyaceae cyanobacterium DNA segment GGGCAATTTATTCTCGATAACATAGCGATCGCAGAGTAAAATAAATCACAACTTTTTCCCTATCAAGCAAACAAAATATTACTCCCACTATGAAATACAAACGCATTTCTCAATTTTTCTTACTTGTAGGTTTAACTTCGTTTACCTTTATTGGCTTTTCAACTTGGAAAAAAACTTCCGAAGCTCAAAGCCAGACTGCCAGAAAGCCGCCTAATATTGTTGTAATACTTGCCGATGATATGGGTTTTTCTGATGTTGGCGCATTTGGTGGAGAAATTTCTACACCGAACATTGATGCTTTAGCAAAAGATGGCATGAAGTTGGCGAACTTCCGTGCTGGGGCTGCTTGCTCTCCCAGTCGTGCGATGCTCTTGAGTGGGGTGGATAATCACCAAAATGGCCTTGGTACGATGGGTGAAGATGTCAGTCCGCGTCAGAAAGGTAAACCCGGTTATGAAGGGTATTTGAACGATCGCGTTACCAGCATAGCTGAACTTTTAAAAGATAGTGGCTACAACACTTATATGGCGGGTAAGTGGCATTTAGGTCACGAGCCGGAACATTTGCCTTCGGGCAGGGGTTTCAAGGATTCCTTCATTCTCGTGCAAGGTGCGGCTGCTCATTTTACTCAAATGGGATATCATCCAGCTAGCCCGGTAGCGACCTACATAGACAATGGCAAATCCGTCGATTTGCCCAAGAATTTCTTCTCAGCTAATTTTTATACGGACAAACTGATCGAATTCATTAATAAGGGTCGTGGAGATAATAAACCTTTCTTCATCTACGCTGCTTACACTTCTCCCCACGATCCCTTGCAAGCGCCCCAAGAGTACATCAGGAAGTACATGGGCAAGTACGATATTGGCTGGGATAAAATTCGGGAACAGCGCTTTGAGCGTTTGAAGCAACTAGGCATTATTCCCAATAATCTGTCATTGCCACCCAGAGATGCTAGCGCTAAAGCTTGGGATAGCCTAACCCCCCAGGAGAAGAAATATAATGCCAAGCTGATGGCCATCTATGCAGCGATGGTTGATAATCTGGATGGCAATATTGGTCGATTGATTCAGCACTTGAAGAATATCGGCGAGTACGAAAACACCATCTTCGTATTTATGTCCGATAACGGTGCAGCCTCCCATGATTTTGCTGCCGGACATAAGGAATTCGAGGAGTGGTTTAAGAAGGAAGGTATCGATAACAGCTACGAAAATATCGGTAATGCAAACTCCTTCGTCGCTTATGGCAAGGGATGGGCTGATGTCAGCGCAACGCCTTTCTTTGGCTTTAAGGGTCGGGTATATGAAGGCGGTATTCGCGTGCCAATTATCTTTCATTATCCAAAAGCAATCAAGCAGGGAACTAATAGAACTGCCTTTGCTACCGTAATGGATATCAAGCCAACTTTACTTGATTATGCTGGAGTCAGACATCCGAGTACTTTCAACGGTCATCAAATTCTACCGATGGATGGGCGTTCCCTGCGACCTCTACTGGAAGGAAGGGCTAACCGAGTTTACGGCGAGAATGATGCGGTAGGATTCGAGTTGTTTGGTGATGGCAACCGGGCTTTGTTCATGGGAGATTGGAAAGTCATCCGAGTAAATAAGCCTTATGGGGATAATCAATGGCGGTTGTTTAATGTTGTCGAAGACCCCAGAGAATTAAACGATCTGTCTAAACAGTATCCAGACAAGCTCAGCAAAATGATTTCTTTGTACGAAGATTACGAAAAAAGAAAGGGTGTTGTTTATTTTGATAATGACCCAGATGCGGTAAGGGATCTCGGTTTGTAACTGAGAATCGATCTATAATTGACACTCCCCGCACTAAAGTAGCGGGGATTCTTGCTTCAACGAGAGTCCTTGTTTAGAGTCAGTAATGACTCTAAATAGAGGGACAATTCTCCCCAAGCGTTGAGAGCATCTTGCGCCCTAGTTCTGGTATGCCCTACCGTACCGTACTTAATGCTTTGATTAAGATATTAATTGCCGCATTGGTATCGCGACATAGCACTAATCCGCAACTACATTTATGCGTTCTAATGCTAAGTGTTTTCTTAACTTCATTACCACAATTTGAGCAATTTCCCCTCTCCTATCTTTTGAATGCAGCGCTAGTTTTAGTTTTACATTCCCAGTATGAAGTTTACCCCTTGAATGCTATAAACTTTAATGCTGGGTTCCCCATCCACTAAGTCGGAAAATCTATCTAAAAGGTTTTTCGTGTAGTCTGTTTTTAGGTGAACATCAAGTGCTTGTCTGCTTTTCCATTCTTCAAAAAAGATAAAAGAGTTTTTGACACTCTCTTCTTCATATAAATTGTAAGTAATAACGCCTGGTTCTTTTACGGTTTCTCTCAAAGCTATTCTTGCTAAACGTAAAAATTCTTCTCTTTGAGGTGGTTTGATTTTAAATCTAGCTGCTAGCACGATTGGTAATCCACTAAAATCGGTGCTTTCTACATTTTGTTTTAACGGTTGCTCTGATTTAGTTTTAGCAATTACTTGACTATTGCTAAGTACCACTTGTCCTATGGTTAGACAGCTAACCATAGAAACGACGAGCAGAAAAAGTAAAAACGATTTTCTAGAAAGTTTTGGTTTCCACATTATCTATTTTTTTACATAAAATGGGATGATTGTTGTCAGCGTTAAAGGAAATTGGCAACTAATCACGCAAGTAGAAAACAAAACTATAGCAATAAGTTTATCTAGATGAAATTATTTATCATTATTTTTTAAGAAAAAATGGATTAGCTGAGTAACCGCACCGCTTTTAAGGGTTGGTCGGCTGTTTGCAGTACTTCGTAGATATCCTGTGCTTGCTGTTTACCGCGCGGTACTACTCGATCGATCCAGCGCAGGTGAAATAGTTCTGGTTGAGGAAGTCGATCGATCGCGCTTTGAGAGGCTACGATGGAACAACCATAATGCTTGGTTAATTCTTCCAACCGCGCTGCTGTATTTACTACATCGCCAATTACCGTAGAGTCGATGCGAGAGTTGGCACCCAAGGCACCGATGATTCCTTTTCCCGAATGAATGCCGATCCCGATATTAATCGGTTGGGTTAAATTGTATTGAGCGCGATCGCGATTAAATTCTGACAATGTTTGTTGCATCATCAGGGCAGCACTTAAGGCATCTTGGGCATGGTATTCGCTGCGATCGAAAACTGCCATTAAAGCATCACCCAAGTATTTATCAATAAATCCTTGGTGTGCCATAATGCAATTATTCATTAACGTAAAAAAAGCATTCAGCCATTGAAAAGTTTCGCTCGCTGATTGAGATTCGCTAATACTTGTAAAGCCTCGGATATCACAAAATAAAATAGAAATTTCTTCTTCTTTGGCGTTGCCTAGTTGAATTGATTCTACTCCTCTAGGAGCAATGCGGCGCAGAAATTGATCTGGTACGAATAAACGTAGTTTTTCTGATAAAGCTTGATTGATATCCCAAGCTGCTGATAACTGACGTTTGGTTTTTTCTTTAAATTGTTCCGTCATTTGTTGCTGAATGGATTGCGATCGCATTTGCTGAAGCCG contains these protein-coding regions:
- a CDS encoding putative quinol monooxygenase, translated to MVLSNSQVIAKTKSEQPLKQNVESTDFSGLPIVLAARFKIKPPQREEFLRLARIALRETVKEPGVITYNLYEEESVKNSFIFFEEWKSRQALDVHLKTDYTKNLLDRFSDLVDGEPSIKVYSIQGVNFILGM
- a CDS encoding arylsulfatase; this encodes MKYKRISQFFLLVGLTSFTFIGFSTWKKTSEAQSQTARKPPNIVVILADDMGFSDVGAFGGEISTPNIDALAKDGMKLANFRAGAACSPSRAMLLSGVDNHQNGLGTMGEDVSPRQKGKPGYEGYLNDRVTSIAELLKDSGYNTYMAGKWHLGHEPEHLPSGRGFKDSFILVQGAAAHFTQMGYHPASPVATYIDNGKSVDLPKNFFSANFYTDKLIEFINKGRGDNKPFFIYAAYTSPHDPLQAPQEYIRKYMGKYDIGWDKIREQRFERLKQLGIIPNNLSLPPRDASAKAWDSLTPQEKKYNAKLMAIYAAMVDNLDGNIGRLIQHLKNIGEYENTIFVFMSDNGAASHDFAAGHKEFEEWFKKEGIDNSYENIGNANSFVAYGKGWADVSATPFFGFKGRVYEGGIRVPIIFHYPKAIKQGTNRTAFATVMDIKPTLLDYAGVRHPSTFNGHQILPMDGRSLRPLLEGRANRVYGENDAVGFELFGDGNRALFMGDWKVIRVNKPYGDNQWRLFNVVEDPRELNDLSKQYPDKLSKMISLYEDYEKRKGVVYFDNDPDAVRDLGL
- a CDS encoding adenylate/guanylate cyclase domain-containing protein encodes the protein MQNSQPRILLVDDELNNLRLLEGLLEPEGYITQTAFSGVEALTIAKLSPPDMILLDIMMPEMDGFEVCKQLRADPDLQTIPVIFLTALDDDQSRLQGLALMGDDYLTKPIKSQLLLTKIASILRLQQMRSQSIQQQMTEQFKEKTKRQLSAAWDINQALSEKLRLFVPDQFLRRIAPRGVESIQLGNAKEEEISILFCDIRGFTSISESQSASETFQWLNAFFTLMNNCIMAHQGFIDKYLGDALMAVFDRSEYHAQDALSAALMMQQTLSEFNRDRAQYNLTQPINIGIGIHSGKGIIGALGANSRIDSTVIGDVVNTAARLEELTKHYGCSIVASQSAIDRLPQPELFHLRWIDRVVPRGKQQAQDIYEVLQTADQPLKAVRLLS